The proteins below are encoded in one region of Limnohabitans sp. 63ED37-2:
- the dprA gene encoding DNA-processing protein DprA: MVNTPEELGAWLRLVLTPGVGPESTRRLLAAFGEPQAIFGQTETALCQVVSTKQAQALQLMPDGCAELTQDTLDWLQAAKGPSRCVITLGDADYPAPLLDIPDPPLMLYALGQTTQLATLQTQHALAMVGSRNPTPQGAENARAFACSLAASGLTVVSGLALGVDGAAHEGALQGSLQSGFQVGASGPLATIAVVGTGLDRVYPRQHRDLAHRIAQHGLILSEYPLGTPPLAPNFPRRNRLISGLSQATLVVEAALQSGSLITAKQALEQGRDVMAIPGSIHSTQAKGCHALIKQGAKLVESAQDVLEELRLPAPDAQQALDLQAPTQEDAPTSQDPERALLRALGHDPVGLDALQARCGWPTAQLQAQLLELELMGQVGRLPGGLFQRLGSA; this comes from the coding sequence ATGGTCAACACCCCCGAGGAACTGGGCGCGTGGTTGCGCCTGGTGCTCACGCCCGGCGTGGGGCCTGAAAGCACTCGGCGTCTGCTGGCCGCATTTGGCGAACCGCAAGCCATTTTTGGACAAACCGAAACCGCTTTGTGCCAAGTGGTCAGCACCAAACAGGCCCAGGCGCTGCAGCTCATGCCCGATGGTTGCGCCGAACTCACACAAGACACGCTCGACTGGCTGCAGGCCGCCAAGGGACCGAGCCGCTGCGTGATCACCCTGGGCGACGCGGACTACCCTGCCCCATTGCTGGACATACCCGACCCGCCCTTGATGCTGTATGCCCTGGGCCAGACCACACAGCTGGCCACACTGCAAACGCAGCACGCGCTGGCCATGGTGGGCAGCCGCAACCCCACACCCCAAGGGGCCGAAAACGCCCGAGCCTTTGCCTGCAGCCTGGCCGCCAGTGGGCTGACCGTGGTCTCGGGCTTGGCGCTGGGGGTGGACGGCGCGGCGCACGAAGGGGCACTTCAAGGTTCGCTCCAAAGTGGATTTCAAGTTGGCGCCTCGGGCCCACTTGCCACCATCGCCGTGGTGGGCACGGGGCTCGACCGGGTCTACCCGCGCCAGCACCGAGACCTCGCACACCGCATTGCACAACACGGCTTGATTCTGAGCGAATACCCGCTGGGCACACCGCCGCTGGCGCCCAACTTCCCGCGCCGCAACCGCCTCATCTCGGGCTTGTCACAGGCCACGCTGGTGGTGGAAGCGGCCCTGCAATCGGGCTCGCTCATCACCGCCAAACAAGCCCTGGAGCAAGGCCGCGACGTCATGGCCATCCCTGGGTCGATCCACTCCACTCAAGCCAAAGGCTGCCACGCGCTCATCAAACAAGGCGCCAAACTGGTGGAATCGGCGCAAGACGTGCTGGAAGAGCTGCGTCTGCCCGCGCCCGACGCGCAACAGGCACTGGACCTGCAAGCGCCAACACAAGAAGATGCGCCGACAAGCCAAGACCCCGAACGGGCGCTGCTGCGTGCCTTGGGCCACGACCCCGTGGGGCTGGATGCGCTGCAAGCACGCTGCGGTTGGCCCACCGCGCAACTGCAGGCGCAGCTGCTGGAGCTGGAATTGATGGGCCAGGTCGGGCGCTTGCCCGGTGGGTTGTTTCAGCGATTGGGGTCGGCTTGA
- a CDS encoding type II toxin-antitoxin system PrlF family antitoxin produces MPATLEAESTLTDRYQTTVPETVRRALRLRKRDKIQYVIRPSGEVVLTRASDAEVEDPVLGQFLGFLAHDIATHPERLQSVSSTFVQRVQSLVGEVNVDLDAPLSADDE; encoded by the coding sequence ATGCCCGCCACCCTTGAAGCCGAATCAACGCTGACCGACCGTTACCAGACCACCGTGCCGGAAACGGTTCGCCGTGCGCTGCGTCTGCGTAAGCGCGACAAGATCCAGTACGTCATCCGCCCCAGTGGCGAAGTGGTGTTGACACGCGCCAGTGATGCCGAGGTCGAAGACCCGGTGCTGGGCCAGTTCCTAGGCTTCCTGGCGCACGACATCGCCACACATCCTGAGCGCCTGCAATCGGTGAGCAGCACTTTTGTCCAGCGCGTTCAGTCGCTGGTCGGTGAGGTGAATGTGGATCTGGATGCGCCCTTGTCGGCAGACGATGAATGA
- a CDS encoding type II toxin-antitoxin system RelE/ParE family toxin, producing the protein MSDLLKPLHWVGSSKKDLLAMPCDVVDVFGFALHLAQSGKKHDQTKPLKGFGGASVLEVVEDHMGDTFRAVYTVKIAERVYVLHCFQKKSNKGIETPKQDMDLIRERLKAAQAHAKGA; encoded by the coding sequence ATGTCTGATCTGCTGAAGCCACTGCACTGGGTGGGTTCCTCGAAAAAGGATCTCCTTGCCATGCCCTGTGACGTCGTCGACGTTTTCGGCTTTGCGTTGCATTTGGCGCAGTCAGGCAAGAAGCATGATCAGACTAAGCCTCTGAAGGGTTTTGGTGGAGCCAGTGTTTTGGAGGTGGTTGAAGACCACATGGGCGATACCTTCCGTGCCGTCTATACGGTCAAGATCGCAGAGAGGGTCTACGTTTTGCATTGTTTCCAAAAGAAGTCCAATAAAGGCATTGAGACACCAAAGCAAGACATGGATTTGATTCGAGAACGTTTGAAGGCAGCGCAAGCGCATGCCAAAGGAGCCTGA
- the def gene encoding peptide deformylase yields MALRTILCYPDPRLHKVAQPVQAVDARVHTLIDDMIETMYEAGGIGLAATQIDVHERLVVIDTSEERNQPMVLINPEITWMNEERVKGEEGCLSVPGIYDGVERATQVKVTAIDRDGQSRTIEAEGMLAICIQHEMDHLVGKVFVEYLSPLKQGRIKTKMVKAQKAGR; encoded by the coding sequence ATGGCCCTGCGAACCATCCTTTGTTACCCCGACCCACGCCTGCACAAGGTGGCCCAGCCTGTGCAAGCGGTGGATGCCCGCGTCCACACGCTGATCGACGACATGATCGAGACCATGTACGAAGCGGGTGGCATTGGCTTGGCGGCCACACAGATCGATGTGCACGAGCGCCTGGTGGTGATCGACACCTCGGAGGAGCGCAACCAGCCGATGGTGCTGATCAACCCCGAGATCACCTGGATGAACGAGGAGCGCGTCAAGGGCGAAGAGGGTTGCCTGTCGGTGCCCGGCATTTACGACGGCGTGGAACGCGCCACCCAAGTGAAAGTCACGGCCATCGACCGCGATGGCCAAAGCCGCACGATCGAGGCCGAGGGCATGCTGGCCATTTGCATCCAGCACGAGATGGACCATCTGGTGGGCAAAGTGTTTGTGGAATACCTCTCGCCGCTCAAGCAAGGCCGCATCAAGACCAAGATGGTCAAAGCCCAAAAAGCCGGGCGCTGA
- a CDS encoding type II toxin-antitoxin system YhaV family toxin — MNATKPAPLAIHGWTVFAHPLFMSQVEALVEQVEALKKKDPTGYVKKNAAKRLAAIAHLAFDAIPQDPTRAEYRQGGTLGDDRKHWFRAKFFQQYRLFFRYHAAAKMIVYAWVNDDDTKRAYESSDDVYRVFRKMLESGHPPDDWNQLQSQAELEGHRLQRAFSTLGE, encoded by the coding sequence ATGAATGCCACCAAGCCTGCCCCACTGGCCATCCACGGCTGGACGGTGTTTGCGCACCCGCTGTTCATGTCGCAAGTCGAAGCACTGGTGGAGCAAGTCGAGGCGCTCAAGAAAAAAGACCCGACGGGCTACGTCAAGAAGAACGCCGCTAAGCGACTGGCTGCCATTGCGCACCTGGCCTTTGATGCCATCCCTCAGGACCCCACCCGTGCTGAATACCGACAGGGCGGCACGCTGGGCGATGACCGTAAACACTGGTTTCGCGCCAAGTTTTTTCAGCAATACCGGCTGTTTTTTCGCTACCACGCTGCGGCCAAGATGATCGTCTACGCCTGGGTCAATGATGACGACACCAAGCGAGCTTACGAGAGCAGCGATGATGTCTACCGCGTCTTTCGCAAAATGCTCGAGAGCGGCCACCCGCCTGACGATTGGAATCAGCTGCAGAGCCAAGCCGAACTTGAAGGGCACCGGCTGCAGCGCGCATTCAGCACTCTCGGCGAATAA
- a CDS encoding glutamine amidotransferase-related protein codes for MPTFTPDPTAHMHLCILENDDLDPPLSQRYTRVAAMFEHLFAQTGYQGRIDTFSARHGQYPASFETYDAVLLTGSRADSFSDEPWVVALREQVTRLLQGQHKLLGVCFGHQLIAHCLGAPVQRAPQGWRVGRQAYEWLGDAEHLGLAPGVPARMALLASHQDQVLALPPGATLLATQADCPVAAYALGDQVFCIQPHPEFTPEMSAFLLDKRRALLGEPLYERSMGSLSEPHDGLALARFMIRFVQYGLSA; via the coding sequence ATGCCCACTTTTACCCCAGACCCCACCGCGCACATGCACCTGTGCATCCTTGAAAACGATGACCTGGACCCGCCCCTGAGCCAGCGTTACACGCGGGTCGCGGCGATGTTTGAACACTTGTTTGCGCAAACGGGTTACCAAGGCCGCATCGATACTTTCAGCGCCCGACATGGCCAATACCCGGCCAGTTTTGAGACCTACGACGCGGTGCTGCTGACCGGCAGCCGAGCTGATTCTTTTTCTGACGAACCCTGGGTGGTGGCCTTGCGTGAGCAGGTGACGCGTTTGCTGCAGGGCCAGCACAAGTTGTTGGGGGTGTGTTTTGGCCACCAACTGATCGCGCATTGTTTGGGGGCGCCCGTGCAGAGGGCGCCGCAGGGGTGGCGCGTTGGGCGACAGGCCTACGAATGGCTGGGCGATGCAGAACACTTGGGCCTCGCGCCCGGAGTGCCTGCCCGCATGGCCTTGCTGGCCAGCCACCAGGACCAGGTGCTGGCCTTGCCCCCGGGTGCCACTTTGCTGGCCACGCAGGCCGATTGCCCGGTGGCCGCTTACGCGCTGGGTGACCAGGTGTTTTGCATTCAGCCGCACCCGGAGTTCACGCCCGAGATGTCGGCCTTTTTGTTGGACAAGCGCCGCGCTCTGCTGGGAGAGCCGCTGTATGAGCGCAGCATGGGCAGTTTGAGTGAGCCCCACGACGGCCTGGCGCTGGCGCGTTTCATGATCCGTTTTGTGCAATACGGTCTCTCAGCATGA
- a CDS encoding AzlD domain-containing protein: MNGTDLWTLAVIVGLAVVTVVARSFFFISSQSWQLPDWAQRGLQYAPIAALSAVVIPEIITVQGELVSTWQDARLYAAVVGVAAYFWRRDVLITILAGMAVYLPLRLGLGW; this comes from the coding sequence ATGAACGGCACCGATCTGTGGACGCTGGCCGTCATCGTGGGCTTGGCCGTGGTCACGGTGGTGGCCCGCAGTTTCTTTTTCATCTCCAGCCAGTCTTGGCAGCTGCCCGACTGGGCCCAGCGCGGCTTGCAGTACGCGCCCATTGCCGCTTTGTCGGCGGTGGTCATCCCCGAAATCATCACCGTGCAGGGTGAGTTGGTCAGCACTTGGCAAGACGCGCGTTTGTACGCGGCCGTGGTGGGCGTGGCCGCTTACTTTTGGCGGCGCGATGTGCTGATCACCATCCTGGCGGGCATGGCGGTTTATTTGCCCTTGCGCTTGGGGCTGGGCTGGTAA
- a CDS encoding YdcF family protein, translating to MLWSGLVVLGLLGFEAGPHALLRHLENRYPVPTAEAVGRHVGVIVLGGATEHSDIYQAHGQVPLGQAAERMSVPVGLMRQHPNLQLVFSGGEGRLLATGVSEAELAKAFYQQQGVDMSRVVLEGGSRTTRENAIQVAALLGERCKQPWLLVTSAWHMPRSVPEFEAVGCQVTPYPVDFRTGAATAWTEYSLARSLLLWQTALHEWLGLWVYGVTR from the coding sequence ATGTTGTGGAGTGGCTTGGTGGTGTTGGGGCTGTTGGGTTTTGAGGCTGGGCCGCATGCGCTGTTGCGGCACTTGGAGAACCGCTACCCCGTGCCGACGGCAGAGGCGGTGGGGCGCCATGTGGGGGTGATTGTTTTGGGTGGCGCCACCGAGCACTCTGATATTTACCAGGCGCATGGCCAGGTGCCGCTGGGTCAGGCGGCCGAGCGCATGTCGGTGCCGGTGGGGTTGATGCGCCAACACCCAAATTTGCAGTTGGTGTTTTCTGGGGGCGAGGGGCGGCTGCTCGCCACGGGCGTGAGCGAGGCCGAGTTGGCCAAGGCGTTTTACCAGCAGCAGGGCGTCGACATGAGCCGGGTGGTGCTGGAGGGGGGCTCGCGCACCACGCGCGAAAACGCCATTCAAGTGGCGGCGCTGCTGGGCGAACGCTGCAAGCAGCCTTGGCTTTTGGTGACGTCTGCCTGGCACATGCCCCGCTCAGTCCCGGAGTTTGAGGCGGTGGGTTGCCAGGTCACGCCTTATCCGGTGGACTTCAGAACAGGCGCGGCCACGGCCTGGACCGAGTATTCCCTGGCCCGCAGCCTGTTGCTGTGGCAAACAGCTTTGCATGAATGGCTGGGCTTGTGGGTGTATGGGGTGACGCGGTGA
- a CDS encoding phosphoglycerate kinase, with product MNVIRFSDLCAKGQAAGQRVFIRADLNVPQADDGSITEDTRIRASVPCIQMALDAGAAVMVTSHLGRPTEGEFKPEDSLAPVAKRLGELLGREVPLVANWVDGVSVAPGQVVLLENCRVNKGEKKNNEALARQMAQLCDIYVNDAFGTAHRAEGTTYGIAQFAPIACAGPLLAAEIDAIGKALANPKRPLAAIVAGSKVSTKLTILKSLSQNVDQLIVGGGIANTFMLAAGLKIGKSMAEADLVDEAKAVIEAMKARGAEVPIPTDVVVAKTFAADAVATVKKATEVADDDMILDIGPETAAKLAAQLKQAGTIVWNGPVGVFEFAAFENGTKVIAQAIAESSAFSIAGGGDTLAAIAKYGIEQQVGYISTGGGAFLEILEGKTLPAFEILMKRAAV from the coding sequence ATGAACGTCATCCGCTTTTCCGATCTGTGTGCCAAGGGCCAAGCCGCTGGCCAACGTGTGTTCATTCGCGCTGACCTGAACGTGCCACAAGCCGACGACGGCAGCATCACCGAAGACACCCGCATCCGCGCCAGCGTGCCTTGCATCCAAATGGCATTAGACGCCGGAGCGGCGGTGATGGTGACCAGTCATTTGGGCCGCCCGACCGAGGGCGAGTTCAAACCCGAAGACTCGCTGGCCCCCGTGGCCAAGCGCTTGGGTGAGTTGCTCGGCCGTGAAGTTCCGCTGGTCGCCAACTGGGTGGACGGTGTCTCTGTTGCCCCCGGCCAAGTGGTGCTGCTCGAGAACTGCCGCGTCAACAAAGGCGAGAAGAAAAACAACGAAGCGCTGGCCCGCCAAATGGCGCAGCTGTGCGACATCTATGTGAACGACGCCTTTGGCACGGCCCACCGCGCCGAAGGCACCACCTACGGCATCGCCCAATTCGCGCCGATTGCGTGCGCAGGCCCTTTGCTGGCCGCCGAGATCGACGCGATTGGCAAGGCCCTGGCCAACCCGAAGCGCCCACTGGCGGCCATCGTGGCAGGCAGCAAAGTCAGCACCAAGCTGACCATCTTGAAGAGCCTGTCGCAAAACGTGGACCAGCTCATTGTGGGCGGTGGCATTGCCAATACCTTCATGCTGGCAGCGGGTCTGAAGATCGGCAAGAGCATGGCCGAAGCCGACTTGGTGGACGAGGCCAAAGCCGTCATCGAAGCCATGAAGGCCCGAGGTGCCGAAGTGCCGATCCCAACCGATGTGGTGGTGGCCAAGACCTTCGCAGCCGACGCGGTCGCGACGGTGAAGAAAGCCACCGAGGTGGCCGACGATGACATGATTTTGGATATCGGCCCCGAGACCGCCGCCAAACTGGCCGCGCAGCTCAAGCAGGCGGGCACCATCGTCTGGAACGGCCCGGTGGGCGTGTTCGAGTTTGCGGCTTTTGAAAACGGCACCAAAGTGATCGCCCAGGCGATCGCCGAGTCCAGCGCCTTCAGCATCGCCGGCGGCGGCGACACGCTGGCTGCCATTGCCAAGTACGGCATCGAGCAACAGGTGGGCTACATCTCGACCGGCGGTGGCGCGTTCCTTGAAATTCTGGAAGGCAAGACCTTGCCCGCTTTCGAGATTTTGATGAAGCGTGCGGCGGTTTGA
- the fmt gene encoding methionyl-tRNA formyltransferase, translating to MRLIFAGTPEFAQTALAALHAAGHEIVLVLSQPDRPAGRGMKLQASPVKQWALAHQVPVAQPRSLRLDGKYPEDAAAARDTLLAAKADAMIVAAYGLILPQWVLDLPPKGCLNIHASLLPRWRGAAPIHRAIEAGDTQTGITIMQMDAGLDTGDMLLVLPCAIAPNDTTAVLHDRLADLGGETIVQALASLDSLPHQPQPEEGVNYAHKIDKAEAALDWALSAEVLARRIRAFDPFPGMTVPLTTEAGSETLKIWQAVAEPLASPAEPGTVLSADASGVRVACGAGLLCLTQLQRPGGKRLSAADFLRGCPLQPGQRLVA from the coding sequence ATGCGTTTGATTTTTGCGGGCACGCCCGAATTTGCCCAGACGGCGCTGGCCGCCTTGCACGCAGCGGGCCACGAGATCGTGCTGGTGCTCTCCCAACCCGACCGCCCTGCGGGCCGCGGCATGAAGCTGCAGGCCTCACCCGTCAAGCAATGGGCCCTTGCGCACCAGGTGCCTGTGGCCCAGCCGCGCAGCTTGCGACTGGATGGCAAATACCCCGAAGACGCTGCTGCCGCCCGAGACACCCTGTTGGCTGCGAAAGCCGATGCCATGATCGTGGCCGCCTACGGTTTGATCTTGCCGCAATGGGTGCTGGACTTGCCGCCCAAGGGGTGCCTGAATATCCACGCTTCTTTGTTGCCGCGCTGGCGCGGCGCCGCGCCCATCCACCGCGCCATCGAGGCGGGCGACACGCAAACCGGCATCACCATCATGCAGATGGATGCGGGCTTGGACACGGGCGACATGCTGCTGGTCTTGCCCTGCGCCATCGCGCCCAACGACACCACCGCCGTGCTGCACGACCGCCTGGCCGATTTGGGGGGTGAGACCATCGTGCAGGCGCTGGCCAGCTTGGACAGTTTGCCGCACCAACCCCAGCCCGAAGAAGGTGTGAACTACGCGCACAAAATCGACAAAGCCGAAGCCGCACTCGACTGGGCGCTGTCCGCCGAGGTGTTGGCGCGGCGCATTCGGGCGTTTGACCCGTTCCCGGGCATGACCGTGCCGCTGACCACCGAGGCGGGCAGCGAAACCCTCAAGATTTGGCAAGCCGTGGCCGAGCCTTTGGCCAGCCCCGCCGAGCCGGGCACCGTGCTCAGCGCCGATGCCTCAGGCGTGCGTGTGGCCTGCGGTGCAGGGCTGCTGTGCCTGACCCAACTGCAGCGACCCGGTGGCAAGCGACTGAGCGCGGCCGATTTTCTGCGCGGCTGCCCCTTGCAGCCCGGTCAGCGTTTGGTGGCCTGA
- a CDS encoding type II toxin-antitoxin system RelE/ParE family toxin: MQRKIKLQRAKTKSKLHRAESQKAALDEAVRTIVGQPETGETKVGDLARDM, encoded by the coding sequence GTGCAAAGAAAAATCAAACTCCAACGTGCAAAGACAAAATCCAAACTTCACCGTGCCGAATCGCAAAAAGCTGCGCTTGACGAGGCAGTTCGAACCATTGTCGGCCAGCCGGAAACCGGTGAAACCAAAGTCGGCGATCTGGCTCGTGACATGTGA
- a CDS encoding AzlC family ABC transporter permease, with protein MFFRPTLYRRAEFWQGFRDLAPQAPGVAAWGLMTGVAMVKSGMSVFEAVAMTMLVFAGSSQLASIPLLVAGAPAWVILATGFCVNLRFVVFSLHLRPYLMHLPRWQRMCHGYFTADISYVLFTRRYPAPGVSDAERTGQEAYLAGNYFLNWGSWIVASLLGVGLANLIPPEWGLGFAGILCLLGIQCSLASSRMRMLSAAVAGVAAVVAYSLPLKLNIVVAIAVAVILCLTVEKIRPAPKAAA; from the coding sequence ATGTTTTTCCGGCCGACGCTTTATCGCCGCGCCGAGTTCTGGCAAGGCTTTCGCGACCTGGCCCCGCAAGCGCCCGGCGTGGCGGCGTGGGGACTGATGACCGGTGTGGCCATGGTCAAGTCGGGCATGAGCGTGTTCGAGGCCGTGGCCATGACCATGCTCGTGTTCGCGGGCAGCTCGCAATTGGCGTCCATTCCGCTGTTGGTGGCCGGGGCACCCGCTTGGGTGATTTTGGCGACCGGTTTTTGCGTGAACTTGCGCTTTGTGGTGTTCAGTCTGCACCTGCGGCCGTATTTGATGCACCTGCCGCGCTGGCAACGCATGTGCCACGGCTACTTCACCGCCGACATCAGCTATGTGCTCTTCACCCGCCGCTATCCCGCGCCGGGTGTCAGCGATGCCGAGCGCACTGGGCAAGAGGCTTATCTGGCGGGCAACTATTTTCTGAATTGGGGCAGCTGGATTGTGGCCAGTTTGTTGGGCGTTGGGCTGGCCAATTTGATCCCGCCGGAGTGGGGCTTGGGCTTTGCGGGCATTTTGTGTTTGCTGGGCATTCAGTGCTCGCTGGCCAGCTCGCGCATGCGCATGCTGTCTGCTGCCGTGGCGGGTGTGGCCGCCGTGGTGGCTTACAGCCTGCCACTCAAACTCAACATCGTCGTGGCGATTGCGGTGGCCGTGATCTTGTGCCTGACGGTTGAAAAAATCCGGCCTGCGCCCAAGGCGGCCGCATGA
- a CDS encoding helix-turn-helix domain-containing protein, translated as MIEIEKGSTNVYEDLGLPDAAEMQVKATLAAKIGEIIKHRHLTQIQAAEILGMPQPKLSGMLRGQFRGISEAKMLECMNRLGRDVQIVVRKPSRSRTTGRTSVVFA; from the coding sequence ATGATCGAAATTGAAAAAGGATCTACCAATGTCTACGAAGACCTTGGTTTGCCAGATGCTGCCGAGATGCAGGTTAAGGCGACCTTGGCCGCCAAGATCGGCGAAATCATTAAGCATCGTCATCTGACCCAAATTCAAGCTGCTGAGATCCTGGGCATGCCGCAGCCCAAACTCTCTGGCATGTTGCGCGGTCAGTTTCGGGGTATCAGTGAGGCGAAGATGCTGGAGTGCATGAATCGGCTAGGCCGGGATGTTCAAATTGTGGTGCGTAAGCCATCTCGTTCGCGGACAACAGGGCGGACAAGCGTGGTATTTGCATAG
- a CDS encoding fatty acid desaturase, protein MTALHTPNVDQPIPLDQPLPHRKTLREWLIPLSERSTVRAFVLLALDYALFFALITATILLESVWAKLLCGSVAGFVIGRLFVIGHDACHQSLTPHRELNKVLGRIAFLPSLTPYSLWDTGHNVVHHGYTNLKGVDFVWTPLTAEEFANLNPVQRLLQRAYRSGWAPGLYYMIEIWWKREFFPNKTHMPTRRPIFFKDSLLVSVFGAVWVAVVAAAALYTEQSVLLSLLMGVLIPFFFWNTMIGFVVYVHHTHVKVSWHDNKAAWTKAAPFVSTTVHLTFPFQIGAMMHHIMEHTAHHVDMSIPLYRLKQAQTKLEEMLPGRIIVQPFSWKWYFETAQNCKLYDFGRECWTDFKGTMTSPVRGNLPPAAQA, encoded by the coding sequence ATGACTGCCTTACATACCCCCAACGTCGATCAGCCCATCCCACTGGACCAGCCCCTGCCGCACCGCAAGACCTTGCGCGAGTGGTTGATCCCCCTGTCCGAGCGCAGTACGGTGCGTGCCTTCGTGCTGCTCGCTTTGGATTACGCCCTGTTTTTTGCCCTGATCACCGCCACCATCTTGCTCGAATCTGTCTGGGCGAAACTGCTGTGCGGCTCAGTGGCTGGCTTCGTCATTGGCCGCCTGTTCGTCATTGGCCACGACGCCTGCCACCAGAGCCTGACGCCCCACCGCGAACTCAACAAGGTCTTGGGCCGCATCGCATTTTTGCCATCGCTCACGCCCTACAGCTTGTGGGACACCGGCCACAACGTGGTGCACCACGGCTACACCAACCTCAAGGGCGTGGACTTTGTCTGGACGCCCCTGACGGCTGAAGAGTTTGCCAACTTGAACCCCGTGCAGCGCCTGCTTCAGAGGGCCTACCGCAGCGGCTGGGCACCCGGTTTGTATTACATGATCGAGATCTGGTGGAAGCGCGAGTTTTTCCCGAACAAAACCCACATGCCCACACGCCGCCCGATCTTCTTCAAGGACAGCCTTCTGGTGAGTGTTTTTGGTGCGGTGTGGGTCGCGGTCGTTGCGGCCGCCGCCCTCTACACCGAGCAATCGGTGCTGCTGTCGCTGCTCATGGGCGTGCTGATCCCCTTCTTCTTCTGGAACACCATGATCGGCTTTGTGGTCTATGTGCACCACACCCATGTGAAAGTGTCCTGGCACGACAACAAGGCCGCTTGGACCAAGGCTGCGCCCTTTGTGTCGACCACCGTGCACCTGACCTTTCCGTTCCAGATCGGCGCCATGATGCACCACATCATGGAGCACACCGCACACCATGTGGACATGAGCATCCCGCTTTACCGCCTCAAGCAAGCGCAGACCAAGCTCGAAGAAATGCTGCCCGGCCGCATCATCGTGCAGCCCTTCTCTTGGAAGTGGTACTTCGAGACCGCCCAAAACTGCAAGCTGTACGACTTCGGCCGTGAGTGCTGGACCGACTTCAAAGGCACCATGACCAGCCCAGTGCGCGGCAACCTGCCGCCTGCGGCACAAGCCTGA